The Paenibacillus sp. 481 DNA window ATTTAAACTAAGCCAAAGCCATATATATTTCAGATTCAATATACCCGGAGTCTTTAATAGCATTTCTCCAATCATCTTGTGTCGGCCAGTATATATCATTTGCATAACCTTGTTTCATTGCATTCTCAACCGTATATGCAAAGTACTCCATGGGAATTTCTAAACTTTTTGATAAACCATATTCTCGCCGAATGTCTTTAAAATGACTGTGTAAATCGGCTGCGCATTTTTCTAATCTATGTCCTTCTTCGAAAGCTTTTGGGAAATAATATCGCGTGAAACTCCACCCGCTCCCTTCAGGATATTCGGAAACCTGATCATAGCACTTTAAGCAAAACTTAATATCTTCAAGTGTACGAATACCATAGAATTGATGCTCTTTTGTCATAAATCGACCAATGATTTGAGATTTTTTCTGTTCTAAGAAAAATGTCCTGCGCGACAATAACTCTTCTTGTCCAACTGAAATGACAGTTAGACTAATCTTTGCACGATCGAGCTCATTATAGATATCAATCAGCCAATTGTAATGTAACTCTGTTAAACGATGTGCCTCATCAATAATGAGGACGACTCTACGTAATTTCGATTTCTCTCCTTGTTCAATAAGCAAGTTGACAATCTGACTTCTCATGTTGGAGGGTTTTCTTTTCGATGGAAAAGGAAATTTGAAATCACTTAATATATCGAGAAAAAACTTTTCTTCACTAGGCACTCGATACAAGTTACAACTTGTTGAGAATATGGGTATAGGTGCCCCTAGTTTCTCAGGAATATACCTCATAGCAAATTGAATAGAGCTGCTTTTTCCTATTCTCGGTCGTCCATATACGATTATGCCAGGACTTCGATTTGATACTGTTTTCATTAACGTTTCCATCAATTTCAAAACTTCTCTTGTTGGTAATACATAGTGACCTTGTTCAACAGGATGGACACCACTTGGAATATTAGGTCTTTTCATTACTATTTACTCCTAACTTAATATGTAATGGTCTTGTATTGCGTTAGAATTTCCTCGAGATCTTGGAAATTGGTAGTATCTATTTGACTATTGAGCTGACGAGCATTTTCTAGAGGATTAATAGTGTCAATTTCTTGTTGTTGTGAAGTGTCTTTTGTCTTCTCTCGAATGTATTTTTTCACCTTAGTAATCTTGTTAGCATCACGTTTTGGTCCTGCTTTAGCTTGTCGTGTCAAATAATCCGTATACACAAACACAGGATCGTCCCAACTTGTATAGTGAATTAGCTTATTAATTACAAGTTTGTTGATCTCTTTTCTCATCTGTAAATTATGCGGGCTTAAAGACCACTTACCCACGGCAACTAAAATACCAAGCTCACTACCATCTGGCAAAAAAGCTCGAATTGTTCGTAAATCATCGATATTTACCTGCAAGCTTAGTTCAGTACCAATTAAATGAGCTGAATTAGCTAGCTTATCATTCCTATATTCGACCCCTTCATATTGAATGTAAGGTCTTTTTCCGGTCCCTATACTCCCTCTAACCGTTCGTTTCATTGTTGTTTGCATAAATAACATCTCCGATCTTTTATTTTCATCAAGAATACGAGGAGATATTCCACTTGATACACGTTTTTCTAACAATTCGAGTGGTGATTGGTGAAAGATACTCTTATGAGGTGTCCCGTTATAGTTCGATATTAGTATTTCAACAAGCTCCTCTAAATGACTGTATGTTATCGAAAACTTGATAGCTTTTTCATCTGGCTCCTGCCTTCGTGGATCTTTGGGATGGCTACCAGTAGTGTTCGGGAGACGATGAATTTGTTCAGCAAGTGATTCAAAGAATCGTTCGATAGTTCCTCGACGCATTGGAAGTGAAACCGGGCCTAAAGAAGTTGTGCAACCAAGTAGATGGTACAGTCGATCTTGCACCAGATTTGCAAGGTGAGATTTCGCGTTATCAAATGATATAATATCCCAGACAGCCCACTCCATTTCTGGTGATACTTCTGAAGGAAATCCACCTGTCTCTTGGTATGATAAATTGTCTATCGATAATGTTTTTCTTTCATGTGGTATGACAGCATTTCTGATACAGGTCATAACA harbors:
- a CDS encoding ATP-binding protein, encoding MKRPNIPSGVHPVEQGHYVLPTREVLKLMETLMKTVSNRSPGIIVYGRPRIGKSSSIQFAMRYIPEKLGAPIPIFSTSCNLYRVPSEEKFFLDILSDFKFPFPSKRKPSNMRSQIVNLLIEQGEKSKLRRVVLIIDEAHRLTELHYNWLIDIYNELDRAKISLTVISVGQEELLSRRTFFLEQKKSQIIGRFMTKEHQFYGIRTLEDIKFCLKCYDQVSEYPEGSGWSFTRYYFPKAFEEGHRLEKCAADLHSHFKDIRREYGLSKSLEIPMEYFAYTVENAMKQGYANDIYWPTQDDWRNAIKDSGYIESEIYMALA